Below is a genomic region from Gillisia sp. Hel_I_86.
AGAGGCTAAAGGTGAATTCAAAGTGGTTAACAAGTTCGATGTTGCCTTGGATACGCTTTTAATGGAGGTGAAATTTCCTATTGCCGAAACTAGGATCACAAAAGTGGTTTATAACAATGTAGAGTTGAAGCCATTTTTAAAGGATACGGCATACCGCCTTTTTATGTATAAGTTACCGAAGCCTTTGCAACCAAAAGATGCGGCATCGCTGGTTATTGAAACCAAAGCGATCACCAAAGGATTTACTGTAGATCCAGAAACCGCTGTTTTAGGGAATGGAACCTTTTTTAGAGATGCAATCTTCCCTTCATTTCATTATGACCGGGTACTAAGTGATAATGGCGTTCGTATAAAACACGGATTGGAAAAACTGGATTTCTTGTATCCTCCAAGAACAGATAGTATTGCGCTTAAAAAGAACCTTTTTAACGAGGATGGGGATTATATGACTTTTGAAGCAACTGTTAGTACTTCGAAAGGTCAAACAGCGCTTGCTCCAGGTGTGCTCACCAAGAAATGGGAAGAAAACGATCGGAGTTATTTCAATTATAAGTTGGAGGGTAAAACCGATTATTTCTTCAGTTTTGTTTCCGCAGAATATGAGGTGGAGAAGGATTTCTGGATCGCCCCCAGTGGCAAGAAGGTTAATATTGAGATCTACCATTCTCCAAAACATAAAAGGAATTTAGAATACTTTATTAAGGGAATTAAAATATCATTGGATTATAACTCCAAAAACTTTTTTGAGTATCCTTATTCTGTGATCAGGATCATTGAATTTCCTGCGCATTCTACTTTTGCTCAGTCTTTTGCTACCACCATCCCCTATTCTGAAGACTTTGGTTTCGTTGCAGATTTTTCTAAAGCAGAAGATTATAATTATGCGTTTAGGGTAACCTCTCACGAAGTAGCGCACCAGTGGTGGGGACATATTGTAACTCCAAGTAAAACCTCCGGAGCGAATATTATTTCTGAAACTTTGGCCGAGTATGTTTCACTCATGACCATGAAAAAGGAGTATGGAGAAAACGGGATCAAAGCATTTTTGAAGAATTCTCTGGATAGATACTTGTCTGGGAGACAATTCAGCTTTAAACCGGAGCGCACTTTATTGGATGTTGAAACAGGGCAATATATCTGGTATGAGAAAGGCTCTATGATTATGTACGATCTTCAGGATGCTATGGGAGAAGAGAAGGTAAATGCAGGACTTCGCAGCTTTTTGGAAGAATTTAAATACAACGAAAAAGGCTATTATGCGACTTCAGAAGATCTTTATAAAGCATTATATAAAGTAACCCCAGATTCCCTTAAATATAAATTAGAGGATGGCTTTAAGGAAATCGTGCTTTATGAAAACAGGGTTATTAGCGCGAAAACCAAAGAGTTGAAGACCGGTAAATGGGAAACTGCTTTTACGGTTAATTCCAAAAAGATCTATTATGATGATGCCGGAAGAGAACGCGAAATAGATACCAAAAAGAACTTGGTAGATATAGGATTGTTTGGTGAAGATGTGGTAAATGATGAACAAGTGACAATTAAAGATCCTTTTTACTTTGAATTGAAATGGTTGAAACCAGGCGACAATACGTTCACAATTATAACCGATAAAAAACCAATTAAAGCGGGGATAGATCCCTACAATAAATTGATAGACAGAAACTCAGATGATAATTTGAAATCTATTGAGGAATAGGTAGAAAAATTAAATTTTATGAGATTCTGAAACACGTTCGAGATGATAGTACTATTGTCATTCTGAACGCAGTGAAGAATCTCAAAGAAGCAGTATCAAAAAAAGAGATCCTTCCTTCGTCAGGATGACAAGTAGAGCCTCTTAGGTCGCATTGAGCCTTTTGAACTGTGAACAATTTTTTTGGAATTCGTCACCCTCAATTTATTTCAGGGTCTCCATTTACAGTTTTGTGAGATTCTTAAACAAGTTCAGAATGACGTTTTTTATCAGATTATAATACCTTAAGATGAAACAAAACGGATTTAAACTTACACCCAATCTTTAGGCTTCGCCAATACCTTTAAAAGTCGCTCTTCTTCGCTTCCTTTTTCGGGATGATGGTCGTAAACCCATTGCACATGTGGCGGTAAACTCATCAAGATGCTTTCTATCCTTCCGTTGGTCTTTAGGCCAAAAAGAGTGCCTTTATCATGCACTAAATTGAATTCCACATACCGTCCACGTCTTATTTCCTGCCAGGTTCGTTGTGCTTCGGAATAGGGTAAATTCTTTCGTTTTTCGGCAATAGGAACATACCATGCTAAAAAGCTATTTCCCACTTCGGTTACAAATTCAAACCAATCTTCCATGCTCATTTCTTCTGAAGCTTTGCAATAATCGAAAAACAATCCGCCAATTCCTCTGGCTTCCTCCCGATGCGAATTCCAGAAATATTCGTCGCATTTCTGCTTGTATTCCGCATAAAAATCTGGATCATGGGCATCACATGCTTTTTTACAGATTTTATGAAAATGGGTGGCATCTTCATCGAATAAATAATAGGGAGTAAGGTCTTGCCCTCCACCAAACCAACTATCTATAACGGTTCCGCTTTTATCATACATTTCAAAATACCGCCAATTTGCATGTACGGTCGGCACCATCGGGTTTTTTGGATGAAGCACCAAACTTAAGCCACAGGCAAAAAAATCTACCTCTCCCACCTTAAAATATTGCTGCATTGCAGGAGGAAGTGAACCATGAACCTGAGAAATATTGACCCCGCCTTTCTCGAAAACGGCACCGTTTTCTATAACCCTTGTCCTTCCACCACCGCCTTCTGGCCTGTCCCATAAATCTTCCTTGAATTTTACGGAACCATCAACTTCTTCCAATTTAGAAGTAATGCTGTCTTGAAGTTGCTCTATATAATGAAGGAATTTATTTTTCATGGGTGTTTATAAGAAAGATTTTGCC
It encodes:
- the hemF gene encoding oxygen-dependent coproporphyrinogen oxidase, yielding MKNKFLHYIEQLQDSITSKLEEVDGSVKFKEDLWDRPEGGGGRTRVIENGAVFEKGGVNISQVHGSLPPAMQQYFKVGEVDFFACGLSLVLHPKNPMVPTVHANWRYFEMYDKSGTVIDSWFGGGQDLTPYYLFDEDATHFHKICKKACDAHDPDFYAEYKQKCDEYFWNSHREEARGIGGLFFDYCKASEEMSMEDWFEFVTEVGNSFLAWYVPIAEKRKNLPYSEAQRTWQEIRRGRYVEFNLVHDKGTLFGLKTNGRIESILMSLPPHVQWVYDHHPEKGSEEERLLKVLAKPKDWV